The region TCGCTAACGCTAACTAATGCTCTTTTCACTATATCTATCTCCTTTTTTTTGAAGCAAAGCTTCACAAAAAATTCCTCTCTACTTATGCTTTGTCTATTGACAATAAAGAAAAAATTATTATTTAAAATTTAAATGAGATTTTATCTAAAAGTAGATTATGGTTTTATGAAGTTGCATCTCCATAAAACTAAAAATTAGTCTTTAAATTTATTACGTATTTCTAAAAATTGTTCTATATTTTCTAAGAATACATCAAGAAGTTTTGGATCAAAATGTTTTCCTCTTTCTTCTTTAAAGAGTTCAAAAATCTTTTCTAATTCCCAAGCTTTTTTATAGCATCTATCACTACCTAAAGCGTCAAAAACATCTGCTATTGCAGTTATTCTTCCAAAAATATGAATTTTTTCACCCTTAAGACCATTTGGATATCCTGTTCCATCCCATTTTTCATGATGAGTATATGCAACTATTGCAGCCGCTTTAAGTATGCGTCTTTTTGATTTTTTCAATATGTTATAACCAAGTTTAGAGTGGGTTTTCATAATTATCCACTCTTCCTCGTTTAGCCTTGCAGGTTTTTTCAATATATTGTCTGCAATACCAACTTTCCCAATATCATGCATTGGTGAAGCTGTATATAATAGTTCAGAATTTTTTTCGCCTAAACCCGAGAGTAGTCCAAGTAGTTTAGAATACATAGCCACTCTTTTTACATGATAACCTGTTTCTTTAGAGCGTGTTTCACCTACTTCACCCATTTTATATATGATTTCTTTTTGAGTATTTTCAAGCTCATTATGAAGTTTTACAAACTCAGTCATATTATGACTTATATTCATCAGTTCAACAATTTCATCATTAGCATTTTTAATAGGAACAATTGTGCTATTAACATAATAAGATTTACCATCTTTAGTGATGTTTCTAATCTCTCCACTCCAAATGTTTCTGCTAAGGAGTGTATCCCAAATATTTTTATACAACTGTGAATTATTCTTAGGATGGCGAATTATTGTGTGTGATTTACCTATTAATTCTTCTTTAGTGTATCCTGAGACATCACAAAAAGCTTGATTTACATAAGTAATATTTCCATTTATATTAGCTCGAGATAAAATATTGCTCACATCTATAGCTTTTTCATACTCAGCAGAGCGTTTATACATCTCTTGAAAATTACTCTCTGAAATATTTAAATCTTTTTCAAGACGCTCTTTCATGCTTTCTATCGCCGTTATATCTGACCTTATACCAATGTACTCAACTATATTTCCATCATAATCTATAATAGGATTTATTACAGTATCAACATAGTAAGTTTTACCATCTTTACTTGTGTTTTTAACTATTCCAAACCAAGATTTTTTGCTTTGTATAGTTTGCCACATCTCTTTAAATATTTCAGATGACATATCTTTATGTCTGATTATATTATGAGGTTTTCCTATTAACTCTTCTCTTGCGTAGCCTGAGAGTTCACAAAATTTGTCATTTGCGTAAGTAATATAGCCTTTTGAATCTGTTTTTGAAACTATTGTACTTCTATCTACTGCATCTTTGTATTCGCTTAGTAGTTGTTGCTTACAAAGTATCTCTATATCTTTACGATTTAATTCAACTGCAGCATTAACTTTAA is a window of uncultured Sulfurimonas sp. DNA encoding:
- a CDS encoding response regulator; protein product: MLYCNKYEQARENSFYKILIVEDSKLFNNNINKILTNIGYKCQQAFDYESAAQILVNEKYDFVILDLNLPDAYGEELVKGVQSLTKAKIIILTSETDIQTRESLFKNGILDYLVKDEHFDKSIASIDEVIHSIERNHICNILIVDDSKLVRKHIDSILKVRNYNTLEAQDATQAMEILKTSSINLILLDMELPDKHGLEVIREIKAVPEVCPLPIIVISGKNDPELVRSSLKLGASDFIKKPFNIEEFVLKVNAAVELNRKDIEILCKQQLLSEYKDAVDRSTIVSKTDSKGYITYANDKFCELSGYAREELIGKPHNIIRHKDMSSEIFKEMWQTIQSKKSWFGIVKNTSKDGKTYYVDTVINPIIDYDGNIVEYIGIRSDITAIESMKERLEKDLNISESNFQEMYKRSAEYEKAIDVSNILSRANINGNITYVNQAFCDVSGYTKEELIGKSHTIIRHPKNNSQLYKNIWDTLLSRNIWSGEIRNITKDGKSYYVNSTIVPIKNANDEIVELMNISHNMTEFVKLHNELENTQKEIIYKMGEVGETRSKETGYHVKRVAMYSKLLGLLSGLGEKNSELLYTASPMHDIGKVGIADNILKKPARLNEEEWIIMKTHSKLGYNILKKSKRRILKAAAIVAYTHHEKWDGTGYPNGLKGEKIHIFGRITAIADVFDALGSDRCYKKAWELEKIFELFKEERGKHFDPKLLDVFLENIEQFLEIRNKFKD